A region from the Salvelinus fontinalis isolate EN_2023a chromosome 23, ASM2944872v1, whole genome shotgun sequence genome encodes:
- the LOC129821104 gene encoding solute carrier family 15 member 2-like produces the protein MEKRKEHELKIQENGKTSKSPKLCGTNYPVSISFIVVNEFCERFSYYGMKAVLTLYFINYLHWDQNLSTAVYHAFSSLCYFTPVLGALIADSWLGKFKTIVYLSVVYVLGHIVKSVGAIPSVGDSTIHIVLSMVGLILIAFGTGGIKPCVAAFGGDQFDEEHTNERRKFFSIFYMSINGGSVLSTLITPILRGDVQCFGGDCYALAFGVPAILMVIALVVFISGSGMYKKSPPEGNILLDVCKCMGLAIKNRWKSSKYDPKKKHWLDWAEEKYPRRLIHEIKMVLRVLVLYIPLPMFWALFDQQGSRWTLQATRMNMAFGSTFVLKPDQMQMLNALLILVFVPIFDMVVYPLIGLCRINLTPLKKMAVGMIFAALAFGSATLVEVNVTKTVVEPAPQGQCLLQVYNLAVSDVKLNIPGSNLFSQPIKSYEDPPAYQHIQLGGHNKTINMVVTQNESPYQCVQTFTEQKAYTLVLHSNGSGIVCKLATDNIHKSEKMEAYLRFINTRSEAVNITVGAVDFYVPEDYGISPHNSVERKEYTNDKCTSGSQDFLITLGLLDFGASYTVILKGDPGEIILQKMEDVKANNVHIAWQIPQYVLITAGEVMFSITGLEFSYSQAPANMKSVLQAGWLLTVAFGNVIVLIVAEGAGLDQWMEFLLFAGLLVAVCIIFSIMAYFYTYVDPDELDKLFPDKTVNDDDEDNLKKNQKYHMDQTDSSMYLNPIGKSTKM, from the exons CGGTGCTGACACTGTACTTCATCAACTACCTGCATTGGGACCAGAACCTGTCCACAGCAGTGTACCATGCCTTCTCCAGCCTCTGCTACTTCACCCCTGTGCTGGGGGCCCTCATCGCTGACTCCTGGCTGGGCAAGTTCAA GACCATTGTCTACCTCTCTGTTGTCTATGTGCTCGGTCACATCGTCAAGTCTGTTGGGGCCATACCGAGTGTGGGGGACTCAACCATACACAT agtACTGTCTATGGTGGGTCTGATCCTCATAGCCTTTGGTACAGGAGGTATCAAACCCTGTGTAGCAGCGTTCGGAGGTGACCAGTTTGATGAAGAGCAT aCAAATGAAAGGAGGAAATTCTTCTCCATTTTCTACATGTCCATCAATGGTGGGAGTGTCTTATCGACACTCATCACACCAATATTGCGAG GAGATGTGCAGTGTTTTGGTGGTGACTGCTATGCTCTTGCCTTCGGAGTACCAGCGATTTTGATGGTAATTGCTCTAG TTGTGTTCATCTCTGGAAGTGGGATGTATAAGAAGAGTCCACCGGAAGGGAACATCTTGTTGGATGTGTGTAAGTGCATGGGG TTGGCCATCAAGAACCGCTGGAAGAGCTCTAAGTATGACCCTAAGAAGAAACACTGGCTGGACTGGGCAGAGGAGAAGTATCCG AGACGTCTGATCCATGAGATTAAGATGGTCCTAAGGGTTCTAGTGCTCTACATCCCTCTGCCCATGTTCTGGGCTCTGTTTGACCAGCAG GGATCCCGTTGGACTCTCCAGGCCACCCGGATGAACATGGCCTTC GGATCAACATTTGTCCTGAAGCCTGATCAAATGCAG ATGTTAAACGCTCTGCTGATCCTCGTGTTTGTGCCTATCTTTGACATGGTTGTGTACCCACTCATAGGCCTGTGTAGGATCAATCTCAC GCCGCTGAAGAAGATGGCTGTGGGTATGATCTTTGCAGCGCTGGCCTTCGGTTCTGCCACCTTGGTGGAGGTCAATGTCACG AAAACGGTGGTGGAGCCTGCGCCACAGGGACAATGTCTGCTACAGGTCTACAATCTGGCTGTCAGTGACGTCAAACTGAACATCCCAGGGAGTAACCTCTTCTCACAACCCATCAAATCCTATGAG gaTCCACCAGCATATCAGCATATTCAACTAGGGGGACACAACAAGACCATCAATATGGTGGTCACCCAAAATGAAAGCCCTTACCAGTGTGTCCAGACCTTCACAGAGCAGAAAGCCTACACTCTCGTCCTGCACAGCAATGGTTCTGGGATTGTGTGTAAACTA GCGACAGACAACATACATAAAAGTGAAAAAATGGAAGCGTACCTGAG ATTCATCAACACACGGAGCGAGGCTGTGAACATAACAGTGGGTGCTGTGGATTTTTACGTACCTGAAGACTATGGCATATCTCCCCATAACAGTGTGGAAAGAAAAGA GTACACAAATGATAAGTGTACATCAGGCTCACAGGATTTCCTCATCACCCTGGGCCTGCTTGACTTTGGAGCCTCGTACACTGTCATTCTCAAAGGA GACCCTGGAGAGATCATTCTCCAGAAAATGGAGGATGTGAAGGCCAACAATGTCCACATAGCCTGGCAGATTCCACAATACGTCCTGATCACAGCAGGAGAAGTCATGTTCTCCATCACAGGCCTCGAGTTCTCCTACTCACAG GCCCCAGCTAACATGAAGTCAGTGCTGCAGGCCGGCTGGCTGCTGACTGTAGCCTTTGGCAATGTCATTGTGCTGATCGTCGCAGAGGGGGCAGGTCTGGATCAG TGGATGGAGTTCCTGCTGTTTGCTGGCCTCCTGGTGGCAGTCTGCATCATCTTCTCCATCATGGCTTACTTCTACACCTACGTAGACCCTGACGAGCTAGACAAGCTGTTCCCAGACAAGACAGTCAATGACGACGATGAAGACAACTTGAAAAAGAACCAGAAATACCACAtggaccagacagacagcagtatgTACTTGAACCCAATAGGGAAGAGCACTAAGATGTAG